The Pseudomonas iranensis genome includes a window with the following:
- a CDS encoding methyl-accepting chemotaxis protein, with product MLLRKLNLAPRSALCFGLFCLMIIAIGLIALQQVDLLNKAETYVETTIVPSIKLLGQLDREFVEIKGNNARLRNPIETPERKAQALMDIQQSRQLIKKHQRALIELLATDAGREAFEEFAKAQKVNDLAQDQYLETVASGQLEAAIALSRNQMRAASDGVQVALKKLIALNEIEAYEAGKQADNVYEHTLLIVSVFILIAIGASLALAVLYTRSLTVPIAGSLRVAECIAANDLSETIALDGSDEAAQMLSSLAAMQTSLRDALIMIRDSSTQLAETSEVMHGVTEDISRITQRQSHEIEMAATAVTEMSAAVEQVADNAASTSQLTSESSAAAVAGRTRVSETVAAINLMVSSVHSTSAEVQALSTMASDISSVLDVIREVAEQTNLLALNAAIEAARAGEAGRGFAVVADEVRGLAQRTQKSTEDIESMVSSIQSGTSRAVSSMSHTRAQAERTLEMANIAGEVLTDITGSLNLINERNLLMATAAEEQAQVAREVDRSLISIRDLSCETAEGSKQTAVASAELSQLAASLNKLTKEFKL from the coding sequence ATGCTGCTTCGTAAACTCAATCTCGCGCCGCGTTCGGCGCTGTGTTTTGGCTTGTTCTGTCTCATGATTATCGCGATAGGATTGATCGCCCTGCAGCAAGTCGACTTGCTCAACAAGGCAGAAACGTACGTCGAGACGACGATCGTGCCGAGTATCAAACTACTCGGCCAACTGGATCGTGAATTCGTCGAAATCAAGGGCAACAACGCCCGCTTGCGCAATCCCATCGAAACCCCCGAGCGCAAGGCGCAGGCCCTGATGGACATTCAGCAGTCCCGTCAGCTCATCAAGAAACATCAGCGAGCGCTCATTGAACTGCTGGCCACCGACGCTGGACGCGAGGCGTTCGAGGAGTTTGCCAAAGCGCAAAAGGTCAATGATCTGGCGCAGGACCAGTACCTTGAAACAGTGGCGAGCGGGCAGCTCGAGGCGGCCATTGCGCTGTCCAGGAATCAGATGCGTGCGGCGTCGGATGGCGTACAGGTCGCGCTCAAAAAGTTGATTGCTCTCAACGAGATAGAAGCTTATGAGGCGGGCAAGCAGGCCGACAATGTCTATGAGCACACGCTGTTGATCGTCAGTGTGTTCATTCTCATCGCGATCGGTGCTTCGTTGGCCCTGGCCGTGTTGTATACCCGCAGCCTGACGGTACCGATTGCAGGCTCGCTGAGGGTGGCCGAATGCATCGCCGCCAATGATCTGAGCGAAACCATTGCGCTGGATGGCTCCGATGAGGCGGCGCAAATGCTGTCGTCATTGGCGGCGATGCAAACCAGTCTGCGAGATGCCTTGATCATGATCCGTGATTCGTCCACGCAGTTGGCCGAAACCTCGGAGGTCATGCACGGCGTCACTGAAGATATATCGCGTATCACTCAGCGTCAGAGCCATGAAATCGAAATGGCCGCCACCGCCGTCACTGAAATGAGTGCAGCGGTGGAGCAGGTTGCAGACAACGCCGCATCGACCTCGCAACTGACGTCGGAATCCAGTGCCGCTGCCGTTGCCGGTCGTACCCGGGTCAGTGAAACGGTCGCAGCAATCAATCTGATGGTCTCCAGTGTGCACAGCACCTCGGCTGAGGTGCAGGCGCTATCGACCATGGCGAGCGATATCAGCAGCGTGCTGGACGTTATCCGAGAGGTTGCCGAACAAACCAATCTGCTTGCCTTGAACGCAGCGATCGAAGCGGCGCGGGCGGGGGAGGCGGGTCGCGGTTTTGCCGTGGTTGCCGATGAGGTGAGAGGGCTGGCGCAGCGTACTCAGAAGTCGACCGAGGACATCGAGTCCATGGTCAGCTCCATTCAGTCGGGCACCAGCCGTGCAGTTTCCTCCATGAGCCACACCCGCGCTCAGGCCGAGAGAACGCTCGAAATGGCCAATATCGCCGGCGAAGTGCTGACTGACATCACTGGTTCGCTGAATCTCATCAACGAGCGAAACCTGCTGATGGCAACCGCTGCCGAGGAGCAGGCTCAGGTTGCGCGGGAAGTCGACCGCAGCCTGATCAGCATTCGTGACCTGTCATGTGAAACCGCTGAGGGATCGAAACAGACCGCAGTCGCATCGGCGGAGCTGTCGCAATTGGCGGCGTCGCTGAACAAATTGACCAAGGAATTCAAACTTTAA